The Dehalococcoidales bacterium region CCCGGCGAGAGGGGCGAGGGCGGTAACGGGGCAACCATCGCTCAGTTGTAACAGGGAGGCGAATTACCACGGAGACACTGACTTCCCGACAGTTCCACCTCAGTCGACCGAAGACACTCCGCCTGCTCGGAGAACTGGAAACGACGGGTAACGCGGTAACATCTGTCTTTCTGACACCGGAGTTGTCCGCAGTTCATATCAACGACCTGCTCGGCAGAGCGCTTCCGGGTGTGGCTATCCCTGCCGACATGGTAGACCGCGCTGCCGGTTCCCGGACAGGAGCCGCCATCTTCTGGGGACCGTCACGAAAGCTCCTCATCCGGCCACCATTCCCGCTCACGGAGCAATACATCGCACCCGGTGGCGATATTGAGCCGCTACGTCTGCTACTGGAGCACGATTTCACGATTGCCCTGGTACTGGTACGCCTCGGCGCCTTTGCCATCGGTGTCTGGCAGGGGGAGAGTCTGCTCACCAGCAAGACCGGCACCGGCCTCGTCCACGGCCGACACCGAAAGGGAGGTTCATCCCAGCGCCGGTTCGAGCGGCACCGGGAAAAA contains the following coding sequences:
- a CDS encoding Vms1/Ankzf1 family peptidyl-tRNA hydrolase encodes the protein MSAVHINDLLGRALPGVAIPADMVDRAAGSRTGAAIFWGPSRKLLIRPPFPLTEQYIAPGGDIEPLRLLLEHDFTIALVLVRLGAFAIGVWQGESLLTSKTGTGLVHGRHRKGGSSQRRFERHREKQVDVFLERVCGHARQQIEPYIRQLDFFVYGGAWTTFATLRNECPFLRQFEERSLPPLLDIVRPRRRVLEAAIADILSSHITEWGPPLPDNMPLFRQKGDTTE